TTCGTTTGTAACTGTACTGTTTTTTGCTGTCAGGGATTTGGTTTGTGTTACAGTTTCCTGAGAATCTGTCGCCGCTTCGTTTTCTTTTACAGGAGTATCATTTGTATCACAAGAAGCGAAAAGAATGATAGAACACATGATCAGTAACTTAAAATTTGTTTTCATAAAATAATTTGGTTTGGTTAAAATGAGGTTAAAACTGGATTTGTCCAGATAAGTTAAATCATTGATTTTCAATTGTTGTTTATTTTGTAAACTTAAATAAAATTTTAATACAAAATTAAATTATATTTAAAAAATATTCTATTTAATTACGAATAATAAAATATTTTGTAAAAAAAGTTGAATTAGTTCAATGTTTTGCTTTTTTTTTGAATATTGAGTAAAATATTTTGAAGTTTAAGTTTAGAAAAATGCATGCACATCATTCTAATACCATTTTGAGATGGTATGTATTTAGAGTAGATAAATAATGTTTGAATTGTAAAACAGAATATCTTAAGATATTAAATAGCCGGTTTAAAATTTAGACCTTATAAAAAAAGGTGTAAAATAGAAGTAGTTAATTAAGGCTTGGCGATCCCGGAATTTTAATATTTCTTTTATGCTTTTTTATAATAAGTAAATAGAAAGTAATACCGCCCAGAACAATCAGCAAACCTATCTCCAATTGCCCAAGACTATTGTTACCGCTATGCATCGCATTAGCGCTTGCCAGTTTTGCTTTTCCTTCTTTTACCTGAATTTCAGAAAGCTGATCCAGTGTCTTCAAAGCCTTGTCACACAACGGGACAATATGTTTCCAGTTTTTATTCTGTACATCTTTATTAATCGCAGAGCAGGAAGCCAGAAAACTGTCAAAATGTATCTTTTCCTTTGGTGTCAGCACTGTTTTAAAATACAAATCATCAATGGTGTGTATTATTTTCAAAGCATTTTTAATTTCGTCATTTTTGGTGACATCATTCAGGTTCTCTTTCTGAGCTTCTGCTTTTATATAATGAAGTTCATTTGCATACTGAAAAATATAATAGGCCACAACCAGCCTGTCATTATAAATCGTATTAATGTTTTCGTTGACATTTTTAGAATTTCGAAGCGTATTAAAGTTGCTAAGCAGGATGATCAGCATAACAATCAGTAAAATAAAAG
The Flavobacterium flavigenum genome window above contains:
- a CDS encoding MCP four helix bundle domain-containing protein, whose amino-acid sequence is MKDILKKYSNKTKAAFILLIVMLIILLSNFNTLRNSKNVNENINTIYNDRLVVAYYIFQYANELHYIKAEAQKENLNDVTKNDEIKNALKIIHTIDDLYFKTVLTPKEKIHFDSFLASCSAINKDVQNKNWKHIVPLCDKALKTLDQLSEIQVKEGKAKLASANAMHSGNNSLGQLEIGLLIVLGGITFYLLIIKKHKRNIKIPGSPSLN